The proteins below are encoded in one region of Triticum aestivum cultivar Chinese Spring chromosome 1B, IWGSC CS RefSeq v2.1, whole genome shotgun sequence:
- the LOC123136202 gene encoding SAC3 family protein A isoform X3 — protein MASHGAAPAAGSDAARVEVSGTGQTNQPAYPPLVSGDHSWSTTTGAAAAGSWNYPVANQSQDAVYYDPQRDVSVSGDNQNVASSAPPAVQSTMGLTNASHSHVPYSSSLQHGYNPAEYANYYYNYPQATNSCSVQQGGANQHSGAAYQPLTSFQNSGSYVDPTSNTYYNAGGHQTAPGYATTNYYYQTDTRNDGSSGNNYAQSYQNYPSSDTNAAQSSSAVPANSFSYQQQYNQWPYYYNHSVPTPAGNPVAGSSNIDNTVVNTTSGYSYPSMEPPPPGTTPWKSNSSASVAPPVQAPSVPEPQNQYVQQAQVTPGFQNQYAYQAPGVPVSQNYYASQAPAYPQNNMNVNQVPLNNHGDQQKSPNMQGSLTTGIYSSENKTQIPIIPRIAPGFSMVIPKSEKKIVGADLAKKPAYVSVSVPKNDGKAVQNGSDTITSKAISNGTLLTKNWDTEPLIPLPENLLTMTETSANNSSSLPTSSTPKRRLKSRWEPVPEEKVTEKVEPLAKALMNGNAHNNLKAQNTMGNSWNLGKSLQSPHAPSNKISHRLSKKQKMGSYSSVVQNGNTSSDSDKEKDLTKYYANASALANSPEEKKRREHRSKRFEKSKDSSSKSRNSAVNKDAMARIHTRRPISALVTGSYKDGSSLAVEDMDWDALTVKGTCQEIEKRYLRLTSAPDPSTVRPEHVLEKALSMVETSQKNYLYKCDQLKSIRQDLTVQRIQNELTVKVYETHARLALQAGDLPEFNQCQSQLKRLYREGNNGCYFEFSAYNLLCVMLHSNNKRDLLSSMASLSKEAKQDGAVKHALAVHAAVSSGNYVIFFKLYKQGPNLNSCLMDLYVERMRFEAIKCMSRSYRPTVPVGYVAQVLGFLLDGEDRLEECEIWLKAHGAVLSVDNSGELQIDTKASSSTLFMPEPENAVAHGDASLAVNDFFARTL, from the exons ATGGCCAGCCACGGAGCTGCGCCGGCCGCCGGATCCGACGCCGCGCGCGTCGAG GTCAGCGGCACAGGCCAGACAAACCAGCCTGCTTATCCGCCTTTAGTTTCTGGGGATCATTCATGGTCCACTACAACTGGCGCAGCAGCAGCAGGTTCGTGGAACTATCCAGTGGCCAATCAAAGTCAAGATGCAGTATACTATGATCCACAGAGGGATGTATCGGTTTCAGGAGATAATCAAAATGTGGCAAGCAGTGCGCCTCCTGCTGTACAGTCGACTATGGGCTTGACAAATGCAAGTCATTCTCATGTGCCTTACTCAAGTTCACTTCAGCATGGCTACAATCCTGCAGAATATGCAAACTATTACTATAACTACCCACAAGCAACAAATAGTTGTTCTGTGCAGCAAGGAGGAGCAAACCAACATTCAGGTGCAGCTTATCAGCCTCTTACTTCATTTCAGAATTCTGGGTCTTACGTTGATCCTACAAGTAACACATATTACAATGCTGGTGGTCACCAGACTGCGCCAGGATATGCAACCACCAACTATTATTATCAGACCGACACTCGTAATGATGGAAGCTCAGGAAACAATTATGCCCAGTCATACCAGAACTACCCATCCTCTGATACCAATGCAGCCCAAAGTTCCAGTGCAGTGCCTGCCAATTCTTTCTCATATCAGCAACAGTACAACCAGTGGCCATACTATTACAATCACTCTGTGCCAACTCCTGCTGGCAATCCAGTTGCTGGGAGCAGCAACATAGATAATACAGTCGTTAACACCACTTCTGGTTACTCTTATCCTAGTATGGAGCCACCTCCGCCGGGTACTACGCCATGGAAAAGTAATTCAAGCGCTTCTGTTGCACCTCCTGTACAG GCTCCAAGCGTTCCAGAACCTCAAAATCAATACGTCCAACAAGCGCAAGTAACTCCAGGGTTCCAAAACCAGTATGCCTATCAGGCACCAGGTGTCCCAGTGTCTCAGAACTACTACGCCAGCCAGGCACCAGCATACCCACAAAACAATATGAATGTGAATCAAGTACCTTTGAACAACCATGGTGATCAACAGAAGAGT CCAAATATGCAGGGTTCTTTGACGACAGGTATTTACAGTAGCGAAAACAAAACACAGATTCCGATCATTCCTCGAATTGCTCCTGGTTTCTCTATGGTAATACCAAAGAGTGAGAAGAAAATTGTAGGTGCTGATTTGGCAAAGAAACCTGCCTATGTTAGTGTTTCTGTGCCGAAGAATGATGGCAAAGCAGTTCAAAATGGTTCAGACACT ATCACAAGCAAAGCTATTAGCAATGGAACCCTCCTTACTAAGAATTGGGACACTGAACCGCTGATTCCTTTGCCAGAGAACCTTTTGACCATGACCGAAACAAG TGCAAACAATTCAAGTTCCTTGCCAACATCTTCTACCCCTAAAAGACGACTGAAAAGTAGGTGGGAGCCTGTTCCGGAAGAAAAGGTTACTGAAAAGGTGGAGCCACTAGCAAAAGCATTGATGAATGGAAATGCCCACAATAATTTGAAAGCCCAAAATACGATG GGTAACAGTTGGAATTTAGGGAAGTCTCTCCAGTCTCCACACGCACCTTCAAACAAAATCAGCCACCGGCTTTCCAAGAAGCAAAAGATGGGTAGTTATTCAAGTGTGGTACAAAATGGAAACACTTCAAGTGATAGTGATAAGGAGAAGGACCTGACCAAATATTACGCCAATGCATCAGCATTAGCAAACTCACCAGAGGAAAAGAAACGCAGGGAGCACAGATCTAAGCGTTTTGAGAAGAGTAAGGATTCATCATCAAAGTCAAGAAATTCTGCAGTGAATAAAGATGCCATGGCTCGTATACATACAAGAAGACCCATTTCAGCTCTTGTTACTGGAAGTTATAAAGATGGCAGCAGCTTGGCCGTCGAGGATATGGACTGGGATGCACTGACAGTCAAGGGAACATGTCAAGAAATTGAGAAACGATATTTACGCCTCACATCAGCGCCTGATCCTTCCACG GTAAGACCAGAACATGTCTTGGAGAAGGCGCTTTCCATGGTTGAAACATCTCAAAAGAATTATCTTTACAAGTGTGATCAACTGAAATCTATTCGCCAAGATCTTACAGTTCAGAGGATCCAGAATGAACTGACTGTGAAG GTTTATGAAACTCATGCGCGTTTAGCACTGCAAGCTGGTGATCTACCTGAATTTAACCAG TGCCAGTCACAACTGAAGAGGCTATATAGAGAGGGAAACAACGGTTGCTATTTTGAATTCTCTGCCTACAATTTGCTCTGCGTCATGCTACACTCTAATAACAAACGAGACCTGTTGTCATCAATGGCAAG CTTATCAAAAGAAGCCAAACAAGATGGAGCTGTCAAGCATGCCCTTGCAGTTCATGCTGCTGTTTCATCTGGCAATTATGTAATATTTTTCAAATTATACAAGCAAGGACCCAACTTGAACTCTTGCCTCATGG ATCTATATGTGGAGAGGATGCGTTTCGAGGCTATAAAATGTATGTCTAGATCATATCGTCCCACGGTACCTGTGGGGTATGTTGCACAGGTTTTGGGATTCTTACTAGATGGGGAGGACAGGTTGGAAGAATGTGAAATATGGTTAAAAGCACATGGTGCCGTTCTTTCAGTAGATAACAGTGGAGAATTGCAGATAGACACAAAG GCTTCTTCTAGTACGCTTTTCATGCCGGAGCCAGAGAATGCGGTTGCACATGGTGACGCGTCACTTGCAGTTAACGACTTCTTTGCACGTACATTGTAG
- the LOC123136202 gene encoding SAC3 family protein A isoform X5, with protein sequence MQVILMCLTQVHFSMATILQNMQTITITTHKQQIVVLCSKEEQTNIQTAPGYATTNYYYQTDTRNDGSSGNNYAQSYQNYPSSDTNAAQSSSAVPANSFSYQQQYNQWPYYYNHSVPTPAGNPVAGSSNIDNTVVNTTSGYSYPSMEPPPPGTTPWKSNSSASVAPPVQAPSVPEPQNQYVQQAQVTPGFQNQYAYQAPGVPVSQNYYASQAPAYPQNNMNVNQVPLNNHGDQQKSPNMQGSLTTGIYSSENKTQIPIIPRIAPGFSMVIPKSEKKIVGADLAKKPAYVSVSVPKNDGKAVQNGSDTRSLPFSLRNYAMRNLSRCKDEAQRAACQTMIQQITSKAISNGTLLTKNWDTEPLIPLPENLLTMTETSANNSSSLPTSSTPKRRLKSRWEPVPEEKVTEKVEPLAKALMNGNAHNNLKAQNTMGNSWNLGKSLQSPHAPSNKISHRLSKKQKMGSYSSVVQNGNTSSDSDKEKDLTKYYANASALANSPEEKKRREHRSKRFEKSKDSSSKSRNSAVNKDAMARIHTRRPISALVTGSYKDGSSLAVEDMDWDALTVKGTCQEIEKRYLRLTSAPDPSTVRPEHVLEKALSMVETSQKNYLYKCDQLKSIRQDLTVQRIQNELTVKVYETHARLALQAGDLPEFNQCQSQLKRLYREGNNGCYFEFSAYNLLCVMLHSNNKRDLLSSMASLSKEAKQDGAVKHALAVHAAVSSGNYVIFFKLYKQGPNLNSCLMDLYVERMRFEAIKCMSRSYRPTVPVGYVAQVLGFLLDGEDRLEECEIWLKAHGAVLSVDNSGELQIDTKASSSTLFMPEPENAVAHGDASLAVNDFFARTL encoded by the exons ATGCAAGTCATTCTCATGTGCCTTACTCAAGTTCACTTCAGCATGGCTACAATCCTGCAGAATATGCAAACTATTACTATAACTACCCACAAGCAACAAATAGTTGTTCTGTGCAGCAAGGAGGAGCAAACCAACATTCAG ACTGCGCCAGGATATGCAACCACCAACTATTATTATCAGACCGACACTCGTAATGATGGAAGCTCAGGAAACAATTATGCCCAGTCATACCAGAACTACCCATCCTCTGATACCAATGCAGCCCAAAGTTCCAGTGCAGTGCCTGCCAATTCTTTCTCATATCAGCAACAGTACAACCAGTGGCCATACTATTACAATCACTCTGTGCCAACTCCTGCTGGCAATCCAGTTGCTGGGAGCAGCAACATAGATAATACAGTCGTTAACACCACTTCTGGTTACTCTTATCCTAGTATGGAGCCACCTCCGCCGGGTACTACGCCATGGAAAAGTAATTCAAGCGCTTCTGTTGCACCTCCTGTACAG GCTCCAAGCGTTCCAGAACCTCAAAATCAATACGTCCAACAAGCGCAAGTAACTCCAGGGTTCCAAAACCAGTATGCCTATCAGGCACCAGGTGTCCCAGTGTCTCAGAACTACTACGCCAGCCAGGCACCAGCATACCCACAAAACAATATGAATGTGAATCAAGTACCTTTGAACAACCATGGTGATCAACAGAAGAGT CCAAATATGCAGGGTTCTTTGACGACAGGTATTTACAGTAGCGAAAACAAAACACAGATTCCGATCATTCCTCGAATTGCTCCTGGTTTCTCTATGGTAATACCAAAGAGTGAGAAGAAAATTGTAGGTGCTGATTTGGCAAAGAAACCTGCCTATGTTAGTGTTTCTGTGCCGAAGAATGATGGCAAAGCAGTTCAAAATGGTTCAGACACT AGATCCCTCCCTTTTTCGCTGCGTAATTATGCCATGAGGAATCTTAGCCGTTGCAAGGATGAGGCCCAGAGGGCTGCTTGCCAAACCATGATACAACAG ATCACAAGCAAAGCTATTAGCAATGGAACCCTCCTTACTAAGAATTGGGACACTGAACCGCTGATTCCTTTGCCAGAGAACCTTTTGACCATGACCGAAACAAG TGCAAACAATTCAAGTTCCTTGCCAACATCTTCTACCCCTAAAAGACGACTGAAAAGTAGGTGGGAGCCTGTTCCGGAAGAAAAGGTTACTGAAAAGGTGGAGCCACTAGCAAAAGCATTGATGAATGGAAATGCCCACAATAATTTGAAAGCCCAAAATACGATG GGTAACAGTTGGAATTTAGGGAAGTCTCTCCAGTCTCCACACGCACCTTCAAACAAAATCAGCCACCGGCTTTCCAAGAAGCAAAAGATGGGTAGTTATTCAAGTGTGGTACAAAATGGAAACACTTCAAGTGATAGTGATAAGGAGAAGGACCTGACCAAATATTACGCCAATGCATCAGCATTAGCAAACTCACCAGAGGAAAAGAAACGCAGGGAGCACAGATCTAAGCGTTTTGAGAAGAGTAAGGATTCATCATCAAAGTCAAGAAATTCTGCAGTGAATAAAGATGCCATGGCTCGTATACATACAAGAAGACCCATTTCAGCTCTTGTTACTGGAAGTTATAAAGATGGCAGCAGCTTGGCCGTCGAGGATATGGACTGGGATGCACTGACAGTCAAGGGAACATGTCAAGAAATTGAGAAACGATATTTACGCCTCACATCAGCGCCTGATCCTTCCACG GTAAGACCAGAACATGTCTTGGAGAAGGCGCTTTCCATGGTTGAAACATCTCAAAAGAATTATCTTTACAAGTGTGATCAACTGAAATCTATTCGCCAAGATCTTACAGTTCAGAGGATCCAGAATGAACTGACTGTGAAG GTTTATGAAACTCATGCGCGTTTAGCACTGCAAGCTGGTGATCTACCTGAATTTAACCAG TGCCAGTCACAACTGAAGAGGCTATATAGAGAGGGAAACAACGGTTGCTATTTTGAATTCTCTGCCTACAATTTGCTCTGCGTCATGCTACACTCTAATAACAAACGAGACCTGTTGTCATCAATGGCAAG CTTATCAAAAGAAGCCAAACAAGATGGAGCTGTCAAGCATGCCCTTGCAGTTCATGCTGCTGTTTCATCTGGCAATTATGTAATATTTTTCAAATTATACAAGCAAGGACCCAACTTGAACTCTTGCCTCATGG ATCTATATGTGGAGAGGATGCGTTTCGAGGCTATAAAATGTATGTCTAGATCATATCGTCCCACGGTACCTGTGGGGTATGTTGCACAGGTTTTGGGATTCTTACTAGATGGGGAGGACAGGTTGGAAGAATGTGAAATATGGTTAAAAGCACATGGTGCCGTTCTTTCAGTAGATAACAGTGGAGAATTGCAGATAGACACAAAG GCTTCTTCTAGTACGCTTTTCATGCCGGAGCCAGAGAATGCGGTTGCACATGGTGACGCGTCACTTGCAGTTAACGACTTCTTTGCACGTACATTGTAG